The Panicum virgatum strain AP13 chromosome 6K, P.virgatum_v5, whole genome shotgun sequence nucleotide sequence AACAAAGGCAAATCACAATTACCAAACTATTCTACAGTTTATAACTTATTTCTCTTCAAAATTTCCACAGTATCAACAGTATAATCTCTCCAACAAGATCCAGAATTTCACGAAATAAAAACAAGCACAAAGATCAGACAACATCCCGCTGATATCGAAGATACAAAAATTGGAGATCCGCAATAGAACTCCAACTGCAATCAGACTACTGATGGGCACATATGTAGGACATAGGAGTAACATCATAACTCTTCAAGAGATCTTACAAAGTTAAGCTCTCAGGATCCTCAATAATCTTTGCAAAAGTCTGCAGGAATGCTGCCAAATCAGCACCATATACGGTCCTGTGATCAGCAGTGACATTGACCTGAAAAGAAAATATTGAAACAACTTAGTTAAATACAAATTTTCTGAACTTGAGTTGCCCTAGTTTGACTCCTGGTTTTCTGCCAGACTTGATGCAGTACTTTCTTACTCTATGCCCACTATGCCCTAGCTACAGTTTCTGGGCAAATATGGCAAACAATCTGTTCACCACAATAATTATGGGCTGATGCACTTTTGGGAATTATGCCAAAAATACAGCAACCAACCGAAGAGTTCCTAACTGGCAGCACTAGTGATAGCTCCGCACAAAAAATATCACACATaaataacttataatttgaTGAGGTGTAACTTTGGTGCTTGCTACCGATGAATTACATATTTTCATTGCCAAGATACTCAACTTAGGCATGTAAATCAGTGAATCTAGTGATTATAGACAATAAAAATGTCATATGTTCATACTATCTGGCACCTATCATCTTAAGTCAACTCATGGCATCCAACTATGCAATGCTCTATACATGATGTATATGACAAAGTCTATGACAAGCATCTACATCTACAGTTCATGAAAAAAAACTCAGGATTTAGCACTAAATTTCACTAAAACCATTACATGAACAACTGATGTCTAAAAAAAGTCAGATGCACAACTAACCAGCATTTTGCTCTTGACACTAAAGAAGCCATCTTTATCAGCCACAACTGTAGGCTTTGAGGCTCCAACAGCCATAATAGCGCCCTGCATTCATATTTCATAGAAACACATGCATTAGCTATTGTACATCAGTAAAGCAAAGAGAGCACAATTTGATATTAGCTAGGCAGCACGAGAAGTAAGCCTACCTGGCCAGGTGGAAGAATTGCATCAAATCTATCCACACCAAACATACCCAGGTTGGATAGTGTAAATGTCCCTGCAGACCACGAAATCCTCATGTAAGCACAAATACACATTGTTCATGAATATCACAAGGGCTACAAAAGCAATATAATACAGTAAACAGTATAGTAGGTTCCATACCAGAACTGTACTCATTTGGCTGGAGCTGTTTTGCGCGTGCCTTTTTTACTAGATCCTTCCAATTTTGCGAGAGCAAATAGATATCCAACTGCAGTGTACGAATTCATAAGTTGAGTGGCTACCTTGCTTCCTACACGTCTCCTAGATGAAATCAAATTTACAATAAGAACAGTATATACCTTGTCAGCATCCTGCAGGACGGGTGTAATAAGGCCACCATCAATTGCCACAGCCACCGCGATGTTGATATTACTGTTGTAAGTAAAGCTCTTTCCATCCCTGCAGCTAGCGTTAACAACAGGGTGCTGAGCAAGCGCCATGGCCACGGCCTTTGCCAGCAGCACTGTCATTGTCACTCCCTTTGGCTTAACCTAAAAACATTTTCAAAGAAGCCGATTATCAGCATGCAGGCCAAAAAAAACAGAGCATCACGGCCAGTCAAGCACTGCTATGAATCCTCACCTTTTCATACAGCTCATCGAGCTTATCGGTTACAATTGGGTACCCGACGCGGAATGTGGGCACCGCCAAGCTCTCCACCATGTTCTTGCTCACCGCGGCTTGCATGGTAGTGAATGGAACAACAGTCGCGCCAGGCACAGGCGGTAGCACTGCTGCTTGAGGCACTGCAGCCGCTGAAGGCGCAGCTACAGGTGCTGATGCAGCAGCAACAGCTGcaggcttcggcttcggctgaATTCCGGCGGCCGCCTCAACGTCTTCCGGCGTAATTCTACCGTAAGGCCCGGTGCCGGTCACCTTGGCAAGGTCCACCCTGTGCTGC carries:
- the LOC120712422 gene encoding dihydrolipoyllysine-residue acetyltransferase component 4 of pyruvate dehydrogenase complex, chloroplastic-like, encoding MATAPAPLSLSASTVPARLRSAAVPVPRPRRGRMVVRAKIREIFMPALSSTMTEGKIVSWSAAEGDRVSKGDAVVVVESDKADMDVETFHDGIVAAVLVQAGESAPVGAPIALLAESEEEVPLALAKALELSNGQPQQAAPAPAEDDAATPPPPPTPAAAAPAPVAAAGTKGIASPHAKKLAKQHRVDLAKVTGTGPYGRITPEDVEAAAGIQPKPKPAAVAAASAPVAAPSAAAVPQAAVLPPVPGATVVPFTTMQAAVSKNMVESLAVPTFRVGYPIVTDKLDELYEKVKPKGVTMTVLLAKAVAMALAQHPVVNASCRDGKSFTYNSNINIAVAVAIDGGLITPVLQDADKLDIYLLSQNWKDLVKKARAKQLQPNEYSSGTFTLSNLGMFGVDRFDAILPPGQGAIMAVGASKPTVVADKDGFFSVKSKMLVNVTADHRTVYGADLAAFLQTFAKIIEDPESLTL